One region of Pseudomonas alvandae genomic DNA includes:
- a CDS encoding ShlB/FhaC/HecB family hemolysin secretion/activation protein: MSVSALRTRLVVASLCFFAMDLAMAAPTPGDTDLIRERQNRLLEEQRRRLEELKDLPGKEARPVQPTKPADTRCFPIKTIELKGADALSERERQRLLEPYLNQCLGVPQLNELLKTITDAYLEKGLVTSRAYLPQQDLSSGHLQVLVVEGRLEGLKGAEDSGLSKRELAMSFPGKPGDLLNLREIEQMVDQLNRLPSNSARMELTPGQNIGGSEVLVQNTPQKPWRAGLSRHNDGQKSTGEQQWGASLDWDSPLGLADQLALRGGHDAISDHQKTSRNAMLYYNLPFGWWNLSYTYSQSEYRALGQANGFNFKQSGDSQNHQVLLERVVHRDAVSKTSLNTGLAYLRTNNFIEDSKLAESSNRISEAQFGINHGRRIGNAFVNLDLGMQQGIGALDAQGDHEPGPGLPDARYRKYTATLSYLQAFQVWGESFSFSSLMTGQRSEDALFSPQRMSLGGLSSIRGYKDQTLAGDSGGYWRNDLRWSRPVTLQWLRPVFAEYGTSLGYDQGVIRGDRYNGSEHGRMSSNSLELFARGEHLSASVTFAHSLERPDALTEREAPIYFRLDLSI; this comes from the coding sequence ATGTCCGTGTCTGCCTTAAGGACGAGGCTTGTCGTCGCGTCGCTGTGTTTTTTTGCGATGGACCTTGCCATGGCCGCGCCAACCCCCGGCGACACGGACCTGATCCGCGAACGTCAGAATCGCTTGCTCGAAGAGCAGCGCCGACGCCTCGAAGAACTCAAGGACCTGCCAGGCAAAGAAGCAAGGCCGGTCCAGCCGACAAAACCCGCCGATACCCGTTGTTTCCCCATCAAGACCATCGAGCTCAAGGGCGCCGACGCCTTGTCCGAACGCGAGCGCCAACGCTTGCTCGAGCCCTATCTCAACCAATGCCTGGGCGTGCCGCAGCTTAACGAGTTGCTCAAGACCATTACCGATGCGTACCTGGAAAAGGGCCTGGTCACGAGCCGTGCCTATTTGCCGCAACAGGATTTGTCCAGCGGTCACCTGCAAGTGTTGGTGGTCGAGGGGCGACTTGAAGGCCTGAAGGGCGCCGAGGACAGCGGACTCTCCAAGCGGGAGCTGGCGATGAGCTTTCCCGGCAAGCCGGGCGATCTGCTCAATCTGCGGGAGATCGAGCAAATGGTCGATCAACTGAACCGTCTGCCATCCAACAGTGCCCGCATGGAGCTGACGCCGGGGCAGAACATCGGCGGCAGTGAAGTGCTGGTCCAGAACACCCCACAGAAACCTTGGCGCGCCGGCCTGTCACGGCATAACGACGGGCAGAAGAGCACGGGCGAGCAGCAGTGGGGAGCCTCCCTGGACTGGGACAGTCCTTTGGGCTTGGCCGATCAGCTAGCCTTGCGCGGTGGTCACGATGCCATAAGCGACCATCAGAAAACTTCACGCAACGCCATGCTCTATTACAACCTGCCCTTTGGTTGGTGGAACCTGAGCTACACCTACAGCCAAAGCGAGTACCGCGCGCTGGGCCAGGCCAACGGATTCAACTTCAAGCAGAGCGGCGACAGCCAGAACCATCAGGTGCTCCTGGAGCGGGTGGTGCACCGTGACGCGGTGAGCAAAACCTCCCTGAACACGGGCCTGGCGTACCTGCGCACCAACAATTTCATCGAAGACAGCAAGCTCGCCGAGAGCAGCAATCGCATCAGCGAGGCGCAGTTCGGCATCAACCATGGGCGACGGATCGGCAATGCCTTCGTCAACCTCGACCTTGGCATGCAACAAGGTATCGGCGCCCTCGATGCCCAAGGCGATCACGAGCCGGGGCCTGGGCTGCCGGATGCACGCTATCGCAAATACACCGCCACCCTCAGCTATCTGCAAGCCTTCCAAGTGTGGGGCGAGTCCTTCAGCTTCAGCAGCCTGATGACCGGCCAGCGCAGCGAAGACGCGTTGTTCAGCCCGCAGCGCATGAGCCTCGGCGGGTTGTCTTCGATTCGCGGCTACAAGGACCAGACGCTGGCCGGCGACAGCGGTGGCTACTGGCGCAACGACCTGCGCTGGAGCCGCCCGGTGACGCTGCAATGGCTGCGCCCGGTGTTCGCCGAGTACGGCACCAGCCTTGGTTACGACCAAGGCGTGATTCGCGGCGATCGCTACAACGGTAGCGAGCATGGGCGCATGTCGAGCAACTCCCTGGAGTTGTTCGCCCGCGGTGAACACCTGAGCGCCAGCGTCACTTTCGCCCATTCCCTGGAACGTCCAGACGCCCTGACCGAGCGCGAAGCGCCGATCTACTTCCGCCTCGACCTATCCATCTAA
- a CDS encoding two-partner secretion domain-containing protein, which translates to MDDRQYAFLARQPGAALKTRDAFWGMPKRGLAFLLANVMFWQPLWAQADGIVVSAPGTSLGKAGNGVPIVNIAKPNGSGLSHNKFSDYNVGKNGVILNNATNPAQPTQLGGIILGNPNLKGTAAKVILNEVNGGNPSQLRGYTEVAGQSAHVIVANPYGITCNGCGFINTPKATLTTGKPIIENGQLSRYQVDQGSVAIEGAGLNANNVDRFEIITRSAKINAEIQAKNLTIVAGRNDVNANTLNATARADDGSAKPELAIDSSALGGMYAGAIKLVGTEAGVGVKLDGKMVASGGDIQLDANGHLSLAQTAAAGAIDIEAKSLETRGQVYAGSRLEVKTQGDLTSQQNLVARDSIHLDSGGTLTNNGIIEAGVNADNSRNTTGDVTLTAKQLNNAGKTVIASRDLNVTSTAALNNQGGTLSGQGKTTVTGNVVDNRNKGRILGNTELHLSADQVLNSQGGLINSQGLLTASLGHLENNAGELSSLNSATLVLGSLDNLTGLVMAGKNLDITNTGAINNRGGELSSQGVMTVRTASLDNSNKGTVAANGKLLVSATGAVNNAEKGLLASRAAEVEFDAASLNNAKGTLQGEGLVTVDVSGDIDNQGGSIIAKDAKLSVFATNLDNRGGVLSSVKAALEARTTGVLKNGYDVNRRGGTIQAQGLSIQALAGLFNDGGRIAAQAGDVVVTNAAADINNRNGGIYATGKVWVTGRGMDNSGDGQVSASRIDFDLSGALNNNAGIIESQDSLDILAASLSNQKGQLRTLGQNSTTAFKIGGLFDNSDGTLETASNDVGFITGSVQNVGGKLLHTGLGLFGISQANLGQAGGQLVTYGNLTVTADRWTNSTAIQAGHLVVHVDQLTQTATGQLLSANSMEGRGSNWRVDGLIGSDGAIDLQLTGAYTGNGRLSSLGTLGLKAALINLEQNGSIAGGGNTTVVVDGVLNSYGRLTSAADMSVTAATLNNYGTLGSAGALGVSTGDLLNEHGLIFSGGNTSLRVNSLTNRYADIYSLGDLSIDRDGLGTRASRILNSSGTLQSDGNMRLAASTIDNIREVLTTHDAGIYTASIREVTCIEGYNAGDCSGGKENHVWQIVQRDKFEVTAASAASSITTGGNLNIQGDTLTNRSSSIGVGGALTANLVSLDNIGIETGEIETSRTFRSERTRHPSGWRAAANDFTNKYWLQSPGYNANDLGGLEAAMSRFIGMTERELPQFHTQTTTTDNQTYAAIIQAGGAVDIPTQGDLNSGVVRGGYNYVGAGPRTDTQADNAFSTRISVNRQLPPSLTQQQVDPLALPGFDLPTGQNGLFRMGGDGATTPTQGTGLTQVRGLPDRSFQANPQKYLIETNPALTDMRRFMSSDYLLSNLGYDPDTAAKRLGDGFYEQRLIQQAVIARTGQRFLDGQTSDDGMFKYLMNNAIASKDALNLSLGVSLTAEQVAALTHDIVWMETRTVNNEQVLVPVLYLAQVNHRLAANGALIQGSDVSLIAGKNLNNAGTLRASSNLRATAGDSLVNSGLMEAGGRLDALAGNNLTNRAGGVIAGRDVSVVALTGDVTNERTVTTHESSSGYRTERTDFIDSAARIEAGNNLGVSAGRDINNVGGVLKSGADTTLNASRDVNLVAAERITSGTRGRHRDQDIKQYGSSLDSGRDLSANAGRNLTVVASQIDAKRDVTLAAKENLTLASAADEQHSYDKSKKVTSQEDHVIQMASTVKAGRNVALSAGQDLALISSKVNAANEAYFVAGGRLELLAAQNSHYSLYDMKKKGGWGSKKTQRDEVTKVTHVGSQIITGGDLVLLSGSDQRYQAAKLSSGNDLTLQSGGSITFEGVKDLSQESHTKSDSSLAWNSMKGKGHTDETLIQSQLQAQGNVAIKAADGLNIDIKHINEKTVSQTIDVMVKADPKLAWLKEAEQRGDVDWRLIKETHESFKYSHSSLGQGAMLAIIIIVTVLTAGTATAATVGAGAGSAAAGAATAAGASAATAATVGAAASAAATASFSAAVAQTAVSTINNKGDLGATFKDVFSSDNLKNYVIAGITAGFAKGVIDPALGGNTVPFNNLTKGFDLNTLQGVGGFALHAGAQGVAGGIIKTAINGGSLGQNLRDGLVYQASTVAAATTFNFVGGYAQDHWQTAKNAGDTTGMAMWAEGGVARTAMHALAGGAISSATGGDFKTGAIAAGASQAMAGELNAIFDTQPDLRQAVSQIVGLTAAGLAGGDVEKASWVALMADEYNRQLHQKETVALEKLQKETPEKSYELKAAACALVHCSASVPVDDPNYQAVKALEADGKGFSGAQSALIATGAYDEYSKWDQANDDLLLNDKELRQSSQASRAVLGAIGAAAGFGGAILSTPACITGAGCAIPAFSGLGGAASFVDGWQATGQLFAPYDYTQGSKVLASFDSATYPGDVNPLRDYGTEAAKAAMEIALLKGAGKYLDGSGASVLVSGVKATGPIVPDVISPTYRELQGLNKGFQAHHTLPQYLGKMLGYTKNDMLDHPATLITQYSHTGKVNPDAMHKAISKYLPPMVGGKPATYTSGQISSGLQKAYGDIGRPELFDSIKHLIK; encoded by the coding sequence ATGGACGACCGCCAATACGCCTTCCTGGCCCGCCAGCCCGGTGCTGCCCTGAAAACCCGTGATGCCTTCTGGGGCATGCCCAAGCGTGGCCTGGCGTTCCTGCTCGCCAACGTCATGTTCTGGCAACCGCTGTGGGCCCAGGCCGACGGCATCGTCGTCAGCGCGCCGGGCACCAGTCTTGGCAAGGCGGGCAACGGCGTGCCCATCGTCAACATCGCCAAGCCCAACGGCAGCGGCCTGTCCCACAACAAATTCAGCGACTACAACGTTGGAAAAAACGGCGTCATCCTCAACAACGCCACCAACCCCGCCCAACCCACGCAACTGGGCGGGATCATCCTCGGCAACCCGAACCTCAAGGGCACGGCGGCCAAAGTCATTCTCAACGAGGTCAACGGCGGCAACCCCAGCCAGTTGCGCGGCTACACCGAAGTGGCGGGACAGTCGGCCCATGTCATCGTCGCGAACCCGTATGGCATCACCTGTAACGGCTGCGGCTTCATCAATACGCCAAAAGCGACCCTGACCACGGGCAAGCCGATCATCGAAAACGGCCAGTTGAGCCGCTATCAAGTGGATCAGGGCAGCGTGGCCATTGAAGGCGCGGGCCTCAACGCGAACAACGTCGACCGTTTCGAAATCATCACCCGCAGCGCCAAGATCAACGCCGAGATCCAGGCCAAGAACCTGACGATCGTGGCCGGACGCAATGACGTCAACGCCAACACGCTGAACGCCACGGCCCGTGCAGACGACGGCAGCGCCAAACCCGAACTGGCGATCGACTCCTCGGCGTTGGGCGGCATGTACGCCGGCGCGATCAAGCTGGTGGGCACCGAAGCGGGTGTCGGGGTGAAGCTGGATGGCAAGATGGTTGCCAGTGGCGGGGATATCCAGCTCGATGCGAATGGGCATTTGAGTCTGGCGCAGACAGCGGCTGCCGGCGCCATCGACATCGAGGCCAAGAGCCTGGAGACCCGTGGCCAGGTGTATGCCGGTAGCCGGCTCGAAGTCAAAACCCAGGGTGACCTGACCAGCCAGCAGAACCTGGTGGCGCGCGACAGCATTCACCTGGACAGCGGCGGCACGCTGACCAACAACGGCATTATCGAGGCCGGGGTCAACGCCGATAACAGCCGCAATACCACGGGGGATGTCACCCTCACCGCCAAGCAGTTGAACAACGCTGGCAAAACCGTCATCGCCAGTCGCGACCTGAATGTCACGTCCACCGCTGCGCTGAATAACCAGGGCGGCACGCTCAGTGGGCAGGGCAAGACCACCGTCACCGGCAACGTTGTGGATAACCGCAATAAAGGCCGGATCCTGGGTAACACCGAACTGCACCTGAGCGCCGATCAAGTCCTCAACAGCCAGGGCGGCCTGATCAATAGCCAGGGCCTGCTGACGGCCAGCCTGGGCCATTTGGAAAACAATGCAGGTGAACTGTCGAGCCTGAACAGCGCGACCCTGGTCCTCGGCAGCCTGGACAACCTGACCGGCCTGGTCATGGCCGGCAAGAACCTCGACATCACTAACACCGGCGCGATCAACAACCGGGGCGGCGAGCTATCCAGCCAAGGCGTCATGACCGTGCGCACCGCCAGCCTGGACAACAGCAACAAAGGCACCGTGGCCGCCAATGGCAAGTTGCTGGTCAGCGCCACCGGCGCGGTCAACAACGCCGAAAAAGGCCTGCTCGCTAGCCGTGCTGCCGAGGTCGAGTTCGATGCTGCCAGTCTGAATAACGCCAAGGGCACGCTGCAAGGCGAGGGCCTGGTCACCGTGGATGTATCCGGCGACATCGATAACCAGGGCGGCAGCATCATCGCCAAGGACGCCAAGCTGAGTGTCTTTGCCACCAACCTGGACAACCGTGGCGGCGTGCTGTCCAGCGTCAAGGCCGCGCTGGAAGCACGCACCACCGGCGTGCTGAAAAACGGCTACGACGTGAACCGCCGGGGCGGCACGATCCAGGCCCAAGGACTCAGCATCCAAGCCTTGGCTGGGCTGTTCAACGACGGCGGACGCATCGCTGCGCAAGCCGGCGATGTCGTGGTCACCAACGCAGCGGCGGATATCAACAATCGCAACGGCGGGATATACGCCACGGGCAAGGTCTGGGTCACTGGCCGGGGCATGGACAACAGCGGCGACGGGCAGGTCAGCGCCAGTCGCATCGACTTTGACCTTTCGGGGGCGCTGAACAACAACGCCGGCATTATTGAAAGCCAGGACAGCCTGGACATTCTGGCCGCCAGTTTGAGCAACCAGAAAGGCCAACTGCGCACCCTGGGCCAGAACAGCACCACGGCATTCAAAATCGGGGGGCTGTTCGATAACAGCGACGGCACCCTCGAAACCGCCAGTAATGATGTGGGCTTCATCACCGGCAGCGTCCAGAACGTGGGTGGCAAGCTGCTGCACACCGGCCTGGGACTGTTTGGTATCAGCCAGGCCAACCTGGGCCAGGCGGGTGGGCAACTGGTGACCTACGGTAACCTGACGGTGACGGCTGACCGCTGGACCAACAGCACCGCGATCCAGGCCGGCCATCTGGTGGTTCATGTCGATCAGCTGACCCAGACGGCCACCGGCCAGTTGCTCAGCGCCAATAGCATGGAAGGCCGTGGCAGCAACTGGCGCGTGGACGGCCTGATCGGCAGCGACGGGGCGATCGATCTGCAGCTGACCGGTGCCTATACAGGCAATGGCCGCTTGAGCAGTCTCGGCACCTTGGGCCTCAAGGCGGCACTGATCAACCTGGAGCAAAACGGCAGTATCGCGGGCGGCGGCAACACAACCGTCGTGGTCGATGGCGTCCTCAACAGCTACGGTCGCCTGACCTCGGCGGCGGATATGAGCGTCACGGCCGCCACGCTCAACAACTACGGCACGCTGGGCAGTGCCGGCGCGCTCGGCGTATCCACCGGCGACTTGCTCAACGAACATGGATTGATCTTCAGCGGCGGCAATACCAGCCTGCGCGTCAACAGCCTGACCAACCGCTATGCCGACATCTACAGCCTGGGTGATCTGAGCATCGATCGCGACGGCCTCGGCACCCGTGCCAGCCGCATCCTCAACAGCTCCGGCACGCTGCAAAGCGACGGCAACATGCGCCTGGCGGCCAGCACGATCGACAACATCCGCGAGGTCTTGACCACCCACGATGCAGGCATCTACACCGCCTCGATCAGGGAAGTGACATGCATCGAAGGGTACAACGCCGGGGATTGCAGCGGTGGCAAGGAAAACCACGTCTGGCAGATCGTCCAGCGCGACAAGTTCGAAGTCACCGCGGCCAGCGCCGCCTCCAGCATCACCACCGGCGGCAACCTGAATATCCAGGGCGACACCCTGACCAACCGGAGCAGCAGCATCGGCGTCGGCGGCGCATTGACCGCCAACCTCGTCAGCCTGGACAACATCGGCATCGAGACCGGCGAAATCGAAACCTCGCGCACCTTCAGGTCCGAGCGCACGCGCCACCCGAGTGGCTGGCGCGCCGCTGCCAACGACTTTACCAACAAATACTGGTTGCAGAGCCCGGGCTACAACGCCAACGACCTGGGCGGCCTTGAAGCAGCGATGAGCCGCTTCATCGGCATGACCGAACGTGAGCTACCGCAGTTCCACACTCAAACAACCACCACCGATAACCAGACCTATGCCGCGATTATCCAGGCCGGTGGCGCCGTCGACATTCCTACCCAGGGCGACCTCAACAGCGGCGTCGTGCGTGGCGGCTACAACTACGTCGGCGCCGGCCCGCGTACCGACACCCAGGCCGACAACGCCTTCTCGACCCGCATCAGCGTCAATCGGCAACTCCCGCCGAGCCTGACCCAGCAGCAGGTCGATCCACTGGCCCTGCCGGGCTTCGACTTGCCCACCGGGCAAAACGGCCTGTTCCGCATGGGCGGCGACGGCGCCACCACGCCAACCCAAGGCACGGGGCTGACGCAAGTGCGTGGCCTGCCGGATCGCTCGTTCCAGGCCAACCCGCAAAAATACCTGATCGAGACCAACCCGGCGTTGACCGACATGCGTCGCTTCATGAGCTCGGATTACCTGCTGTCGAATCTGGGCTACGACCCGGACACCGCCGCCAAGCGCCTGGGCGATGGGTTCTACGAACAACGCCTGATCCAGCAAGCCGTGATCGCCCGAACCGGCCAGCGCTTCCTCGACGGCCAGACCTCCGACGACGGCATGTTCAAGTACCTGATGAACAACGCCATCGCCAGCAAGGACGCTCTCAACCTGTCCCTGGGCGTGAGCCTGACCGCCGAACAGGTTGCGGCCCTGACCCATGACATCGTCTGGATGGAAACTCGGACGGTGAATAACGAGCAGGTGCTGGTGCCGGTGCTGTATCTGGCCCAGGTCAATCATCGTCTGGCGGCGAATGGGGCGTTGATCCAAGGCTCGGACGTCAGCCTGATTGCTGGCAAGAACCTGAACAATGCGGGCACCTTGCGTGCGTCCAGCAATTTGAGGGCGACGGCGGGCGACAGCTTGGTCAACAGTGGGTTGATGGAAGCGGGTGGTCGGCTGGATGCGTTGGCGGGTAATAACCTGACTAACAGGGCGGGTGGGGTTATTGCTGGGCGGGATGTCAGTGTTGTTGCTCTGACTGGCGACGTGACTAACGAGCGTACCGTTACCACTCACGAAAGCAGCAGCGGCTACCGCACCGAACGCACCGACTTCATCGACAGCGCCGCCCGCATCGAAGCGGGAAACAACCTGGGCGTCAGTGCCGGGCGTGACATTAACAACGTCGGCGGTGTGCTGAAAAGCGGAGCCGACACCACGCTCAATGCCTCGCGCGATGTCAATCTCGTTGCCGCCGAACGTATCACCAGCGGCACTCGCGGTCGGCATCGTGACCAGGACATCAAACAATACGGCTCCAGCCTCGACAGCGGCCGCGACCTGAGCGCCAATGCCGGCCGCAACCTCACCGTCGTCGCCAGCCAGATCGATGCCAAGCGTGACGTCACTCTCGCCGCCAAAGAAAACCTGACCCTCGCCTCGGCAGCGGATGAGCAGCACTCCTACGACAAGTCCAAGAAGGTCACCAGCCAAGAGGATCATGTCATCCAAATGGCTTCGACGGTCAAGGCGGGACGCAACGTTGCCTTGAGCGCGGGGCAGGACCTGGCGCTGATTTCCAGCAAGGTCAACGCTGCAAACGAGGCCTATTTCGTGGCGGGCGGCAGGCTTGAGCTGCTGGCTGCGCAAAACAGCCACTATTCGCTGTACGACATGAAGAAGAAAGGGGGCTGGGGAAGCAAGAAGACTCAGCGGGATGAGGTGACCAAGGTTACGCATGTGGGCAGCCAGATCATCACGGGCGGTGACCTGGTATTGCTCAGCGGGAGCGACCAGCGTTATCAGGCGGCCAAGCTGAGCAGCGGCAATGACCTGACGTTACAGAGCGGCGGTTCGATTACCTTCGAGGGCGTCAAGGATCTGAGCCAGGAAAGCCATACAAAGAGCGATTCAAGTCTGGCTTGGAACTCGATGAAGGGGAAAGGCCATACCGACGAAACCTTGATTCAGAGCCAATTGCAAGCTCAGGGGAACGTGGCCATCAAAGCGGCCGATGGCTTGAACATCGATATCAAGCATATCAACGAGAAAACAGTCAGCCAGACCATCGATGTCATGGTCAAGGCTGACCCCAAGTTGGCGTGGCTCAAGGAGGCCGAGCAGCGAGGGGATGTGGATTGGCGGTTGATCAAGGAAACTCACGAGTCGTTTAAGTACAGCCACTCGAGCCTGGGGCAGGGCGCGATGTTGGCAATCATTATCATCGTTACCGTGCTGACGGCGGGTACTGCAACCGCCGCTACAGTCGGCGCCGGTGCTGGCAGCGCCGCTGCTGGGGCGGCAACTGCCGCAGGTGCTTCAGCTGCCACGGCTGCGACCGTAGGCGCTGCTGCATCGGCCGCCGCCACGGCGAGTTTTTCGGCAGCAGTTGCGCAAACGGCGGTCAGTACGATCAACAACAAGGGTGACCTGGGGGCGACCTTCAAGGACGTCTTTTCGTCAGATAACCTGAAAAACTACGTAATCGCCGGGATCACGGCCGGTTTTGCCAAGGGCGTCATCGACCCCGCACTCGGCGGCAATACAGTGCCGTTCAACAACCTCACCAAGGGTTTTGATTTAAATACGCTTCAAGGAGTGGGTGGTTTTGCGCTGCACGCCGGGGCTCAGGGTGTTGCGGGAGGCATCATCAAAACCGCTATCAATGGAGGTAGCCTCGGTCAGAACCTCCGTGATGGGCTGGTCTATCAGGCAAGTACCGTCGCAGCGGCGACAACGTTCAATTTTGTCGGTGGTTATGCACAGGACCATTGGCAAACCGCGAAGAATGCAGGCGATACCACAGGCATGGCCATGTGGGCCGAAGGGGGCGTCGCTCGTACTGCCATGCATGCATTGGCGGGAGGAGCGATTTCCAGCGCTACCGGCGGCGACTTCAAGACCGGGGCCATCGCGGCGGGTGCCAGCCAGGCCATGGCTGGAGAACTCAATGCCATTTTCGATACACAGCCTGATTTGCGACAAGCGGTTTCTCAGATCGTCGGTTTGACGGCAGCCGGTCTTGCTGGCGGCGATGTCGAGAAAGCCTCTTGGGTCGCATTGATGGCTGACGAATACAATCGCCAGCTTCACCAGAAAGAGACCGTTGCACTTGAGAAACTACAAAAGGAAACACCTGAAAAATCCTATGAACTGAAAGCGGCTGCGTGTGCTCTGGTTCATTGCTCCGCCTCGGTTCCGGTGGACGATCCAAACTACCAGGCGGTCAAAGCGCTTGAGGCGGATGGCAAGGGATTCTCAGGTGCTCAAAGCGCGCTGATTGCGACCGGTGCCTATGACGAATATTCGAAATGGGACCAAGCCAACGATGACTTGCTGCTAAACGACAAGGAGCTCAGACAGTCGTCCCAGGCAAGCCGCGCGGTACTCGGCGCGATAGGGGCAGCGGCAGGGTTCGGCGGCGCGATCCTCTCCACGCCCGCTTGTATCACCGGAGCCGGTTGCGCTATACCTGCGTTCTCCGGTCTGGGCGGCGCCGCGTCGTTTGTCGATGGGTGGCAGGCCACAGGGCAGTTGTTCGCTCCTTACGATTACACGCAAGGAAGCAAGGTACTCGCATCGTTCGACAGCGCGACTTATCCTGGCGACGTAAACCCCCTCCGCGACTATGGAACCGAGGCCGCTAAGGCGGCGATGGAAATCGCGCTGCTCAAGGGGGCTGGGAAGTACCTTGATGGGAGTGGGGCGTCGGTACTGGTTTCGGGGGTTAAAGCAACAGGTCCGATTGTACCTGACGTAATTAGTCCCACTTATCGAGAGCTTCAGGGGTTAAACAAAGGATTTCAAGCGCATCACACCTTGCCTCAATATTTGGGAAAGATGCTTGGGTATACGAAAAATGACATGCTGGATCACCCAGCGACTTTAATTACCCAGTACTCTCATACGGGAAAGGTGAATCCTGATGCAATGCATAAAGCTATCAGTAAATATTTACCTCCCATGGTGGGTGGTAAGCCGGCTACGTATACTTCTGGGCAGATAAGCTCCGGGTTGCAGAAAGCCTATGGCGATATAGGGCGGCCCGAATTGTTTGACTC